The following coding sequences lie in one Paenibacillus durus ATCC 35681 genomic window:
- a CDS encoding methyl-accepting chemotaxis protein, whose product MKLATKLTWMMLLVLLLVGSSIGFFGYRAAYDQLDEAAGLELVGCANITTGLVDPKQISALAAGDTSYLSEIEDKIGWIIDHKPIFKEAFILSLDGKILAADMNMKARGYKAGDSFYFSDEDKSMITKMKHSTYSKVYTYQGTSLKTGYGPIYQENDPTKPIIALMAINFDGPLVKERTLDIIIKPFIIGASILVAAILIAYVLIRRMVSPLSKLSLAVNQVAHGNLTQELPANNSKDEIGTLTRDFNEMTGNLSKLITEVNETSLQVASSSQELSASAQETNRTGEHTVGVTIELAEGAQVQLRHLESSYQAVQEMSRFIDEIAQNADKAMNDAIKGADKARTGRDSMDSTTRQMNIMSGSIEDLSGIIHTLAGHSKEIESIVGTIASIAEETNLLALNAAIEAARAGEEGRGFAVVANSVRKLAERSGDSARQIGQLLGLIVAQMDLAGETMDRSNVEMKQGTLMVANAGQAFSEIEGSVSGMAAQSQEVSETMRQLAEIADGLVEAIQSTVSVSNQTAANSESLSAASQQQLAAMQEVEASSAFLSSLADKLQRLVEQFKVA is encoded by the coding sequence ATGAAATTGGCAACAAAATTAACGTGGATGATGCTGCTTGTGCTTCTGCTCGTGGGGTCCTCCATCGGATTCTTCGGCTATCGCGCCGCCTATGACCAGTTGGACGAGGCTGCGGGCCTCGAACTTGTAGGCTGCGCCAATATCACAACCGGCCTAGTCGATCCCAAGCAGATTAGTGCTCTGGCCGCAGGCGACACAAGCTATCTCAGCGAAATTGAGGACAAGATCGGCTGGATTATAGACCATAAACCGATTTTTAAGGAAGCCTTTATTCTATCGCTGGACGGAAAAATTCTTGCCGCCGATATGAATATGAAAGCCAGAGGTTACAAAGCAGGAGATTCCTTCTATTTCAGCGACGAAGATAAATCCATGATTACTAAAATGAAGCACTCCACTTACTCCAAAGTATACACCTACCAGGGAACCTCTCTAAAAACCGGCTACGGCCCCATCTACCAAGAAAATGATCCAACCAAACCGATTATCGCTCTGATGGCCATCAACTTTGACGGTCCTCTCGTTAAAGAGAGAACGCTCGATATCATCATTAAGCCTTTTATCATCGGCGCATCCATTCTTGTTGCCGCCATCCTGATTGCCTATGTCCTTATCCGCCGTATGGTTAGCCCGCTGTCCAAGCTGTCCCTCGCCGTCAATCAGGTTGCCCACGGTAATCTTACACAAGAACTTCCGGCAAATAACAGCAAAGATGAAATCGGTACGCTGACCCGGGATTTTAATGAAATGACCGGCAACCTGAGCAAGCTCATTACCGAAGTGAACGAAACCTCCCTGCAGGTTGCTTCTTCTTCGCAGGAGCTGTCGGCAAGCGCACAAGAGACGAACCGGACCGGTGAGCATACCGTCGGTGTAACCATCGAGCTTGCCGAAGGGGCGCAAGTGCAGCTTCGGCACTTGGAAAGCAGCTACCAAGCGGTGCAGGAAATGTCCAGGTTCATTGACGAAATCGCGCAAAACGCCGACAAGGCCATGAACGACGCCATCAAGGGAGCCGATAAGGCCCGGACCGGAAGGGATTCCATGGATTCCACGACCCGGCAGATGAACATCATGAGCGGAAGCATTGAAGATCTGTCCGGCATCATTCATACACTGGCCGGCCACTCCAAGGAAATTGAGAGCATCGTCGGTACGATCGCGAGCATCGCGGAAGAGACGAATCTGCTGGCGCTGAACGCGGCGATCGAAGCCGCCCGGGCCGGCGAAGAAGGCCGCGGCTTTGCTGTCGTTGCCAATTCCGTTCGCAAGCTGGCCGAGCGGTCGGGCGATTCGGCCAGACAAATCGGCCAGCTGCTGGGCCTGATTGTCGCTCAGATGGATCTGGCCGGGGAGACGATGGACCGTTCGAATGTGGAAATGAAGCAGGGTACATTGATGGTAGCCAATGCCGGACAGGCCTTCTCGGAGATTGAAGGCTCCGTATCGGGCATGGCGGCGCAAAGCCAGGAAGTCTCCGAAACGATGCGGCAGCTGGCGGAAATCGCAGACGGACTGGTTGAAGCGATTCAGAGCACCGTCAGCGTATCCAACCAGACCGCAGCGAACTCGGAAAGCTTGTCTGCCGCTTCGCAGCAGCAGCTCGCCGCAATGCAGGAAGTCGAGGCTTCCTCCGCTTTCCTCTCCTCCTTGGCGGACAAGCTGCAGCGGCTTGTGGAGCAATTCAAGGTGGCATAG
- a CDS encoding DUF3289 family protein, with the protein MGKSRWKKSIAGLLILALLAGLAPAEVLAEAGAQLGGTVAEGIAALESGSADAVDEAWENGTDLTETPQFYSFDGDQILEEMPEIGEQNGGSGGSNLQMSESVPIFPADSGQMTLKWTDTLSSWIGSQEGEAINAPSGYTVTVDVKDIRSGQIYKLVDERVDVSGLNQFVWSGKDANGHSLPDGIYYWRLSAMPMQVSFELPPEEEGGEPVISEISAPAYSTEYQRVMLDRTGPEIIGIYPLGGSRLAVETRDLVVGLKNMTIQGSQQETKEWTTSPLRAALSVQPGDSETIRVTAQDIAGNRTEETLPLYPFIPGTGLEEYVPNSEASVADQQVRINLATGNGTETFQGFTQQSPGINIDVNFTYNHQNRIKGLLGYGWTFSLDSRLTKWKDDNITWQGFDGTLYWFKPENGGYATYVNGQKQYYPKMSMDPNEDNPDDRNAFVMEWPDQLRYRFKNDGRFWLIQDRSLNEVYFSWSRWHTDHGYDNRIESIRDTNGHLVQFQYQPNTGDLQSTVMTELDGQGNIEGTKKKFFFIYNSDGEFVGYRDPSQKIIRFVYDDLHRVSQVIDNGNNDRTASGITPESVVTDWKYDAKNRVTRMGMNRKQDAKEEYLAVQYGESEAKVENPLGAYTLRWNNAYRLTEKEESVKTENGAEQAVTAYQYSANNLVSETGPLEVVQRYRYNDKDQVVAQQSPSGRIVHYEYDAQQDLIRETGPLVHNIAYTYVKNGRKIVSRTTTVQAVDPAGVNEAQTIVSKEEYNAKGLLSKRTDGAGNVFFYTYDENGFLTSDGTDVSYVNDLNGNRVKTITDAGTADAAATVSAFNDVGWVTHRESPDGLVEDFQYDAWGRVKRQVQKDKNDQAKEIVHTYSYDDGGHLTEESDGLTKTTYVLDGAGNVVSQTTVPLEDGTGGKLEEAFEYDSRGLVLKHTDAHGETTETLHDKAGNLVKTVVMPGAFTTKFEYDSAGRQFAVVEPDGGRTEFVYDAWDRVTKQTSLVKPVVPTGISVSFSSDTLSEAVTTSRYDSAGRLIEVKGPNESWTRYVYDGNDRVTQKATGGRAPEWNGISLASGETDSLYAGNELLSIQRTAYDKLGRKLSETDSNGNKVEYAYTGRTVETRTPALNESGQEVVYSSKQSFDPSGQVIRTVSGSGDVSSIKYDAFGNEVQSVGEGGQRTITKSDAYGRVSERIEDIDPSGSTQTLRYTTDAWGHVKEEQRQLNGSEWAKTSYRYSSDGLLEEETSASGLVTAYLYNEHGQLLQAAEQNKAGEQVTERITKYEYDNMGRQVRTVQPDGSSQLSVFDTAGNELLSFDGLNNITSYRYDEAGQPTEIANYKQGTTHLSQENISALTSYVYDGAGNAVLEKDPNGNVSRSVFNAAGNLTGSIHYENPSMTGERIEERYAYDPRGLLISSTDGNGHSTVYNYDSEGQQTKTIDPAGHWVKQEYNKAGFVTAERRPYGRDTEWLYDYRGNMLQEKDALGKIQSFKLDVDGRPETVVNRTGDEDKYAFDTSGRTIREEKADGGIFAYRYDTAGNMLEDVRPVYGSVRYNYDLQDSLTSVLEKQSSEGELKTEYTYDAELNRTSQKDGNDQKTAYNYDELGRRLQKVIERSETGQDVFEYQYDANGNLVLEKKPGGLTIKYKYDFMNRKVLEEYSDGTWYKYTYDKAGNLLSKSSAEGTITYAYYNNNQLKQVTYSNGDTVLYEYDQNGDKIAETVNDSRTAYVLDANGRPTGYTDSKGFKYEYVYDADGYVKAIKYPNGTVTALDYTAGHLVDSLKTTGAGQDLHAAAYTHNAREFITGVQEQGKTTGYTYNDREQLSRIQTAEGDIMEYEYDGAGNRTVRKTVIQGTIADNGQVITTEELVAKVLESYGMKPQKVTSDPTDPGDIEPCTIDGNGNGNGNGNGNGNGNGNGNGNGNGNGKGKDSDSAASNTSYSGKVSDIEIPKLSDAVYSVKSPVTAGMASSNLALVNTDNGGGNGNSDPGNGNGNGNGSDNGGGNGNGNGNDNGGGNGNGNGNDNGGGNGNGNGNDNGGGNGNGNGSDNGGGNGNGNGIGNGNGNGNGNGNGNGNGNGNGKGKGNGNGKDKDKDKGSNSSGAGCGKGWIKALEKGNGKKLGLYKKLGRQFGSGAGSVEGSVEGIDSLFETGQIEHILAAIDNIVNGEVNLPPGGHDKLFERIREVGKGYTVIGTKYTYNTRNQLVHREDLIRYEEYDYSYDDAGNLLTDARSKYEWNARGQLTKVTFPDGFGEKYAYDMLGRRISKTRFNHTGETQEVMNYVYKGDTWVITEERDGAGGVTKSYSYDTNERPLTITYKGQTYWYVYNGHGDVVALTDAEGKVAARYEYDAWGLVTGMYNRYGERVREGIGWMGDLGSGNGSPGSLQGPEDESGNTEPDYHPGNGNANGKANGKANGKAKSKPSEEQTVTGASAAAEETVTDTSAGITDLVTEEAEPTEDITTELVKENPYRYAAYYWDRKTQYYYLQARYYDPRPARFISEDTYEGEINNPLTLNLYTYVENNPLNYTDPSGHRSGADDNTGRFVKPTYEAYEEDKLLIYQTEIRKNPEDMQYNDKSKKQLEDILNFWLYEDNFKYREEDDWRRDFESLVRLTSIGDMEDIALDMVDHFMSGTGTPYRNNTLTNKVRNKGVVKEYVSAIKKTVKELVKKYNGDTSKLKYNAADRDNSLMVKAMSHKINQPAFNGFLDSKVKGYGITIHGFEGNSIKLSSVKKNGSTYSGTLHFMLWDNFGLDEEDVTQQRKWGGLRSWYILQHYTELKGRHKPFLTIIEFDEKF; encoded by the coding sequence ATGGGAAAAAGCAGATGGAAGAAGAGTATTGCAGGTTTGCTGATCTTGGCCTTGTTGGCCGGTCTGGCGCCTGCCGAGGTTTTGGCCGAAGCCGGCGCACAGCTGGGAGGAACGGTCGCTGAAGGAATTGCCGCGCTGGAATCCGGTTCGGCGGATGCGGTGGATGAGGCATGGGAGAACGGTACTGATTTAACAGAAACACCGCAGTTCTACAGCTTTGATGGTGATCAGATTCTGGAGGAGATGCCCGAAATTGGCGAGCAGAATGGCGGTTCCGGGGGCTCCAATCTTCAAATGTCAGAGTCGGTGCCTATTTTCCCTGCGGATAGCGGGCAGATGACCCTGAAGTGGACGGATACTCTGAGTAGCTGGATAGGTTCCCAGGAAGGGGAAGCGATTAACGCTCCCTCCGGCTATACGGTAACCGTAGATGTTAAGGACATTCGAAGCGGTCAAATATACAAGCTGGTGGATGAACGTGTGGACGTATCCGGTTTAAACCAATTCGTCTGGAGCGGGAAAGATGCGAACGGTCATTCTCTGCCGGATGGCATCTATTACTGGCGCCTTTCGGCTATGCCGATGCAGGTTTCCTTTGAGCTGCCTCCTGAAGAGGAAGGCGGAGAACCGGTGATTAGTGAAATCAGCGCGCCTGCTTATTCGACGGAGTACCAAAGGGTAATGCTAGACCGGACGGGCCCCGAAATCATCGGTATCTATCCGCTGGGCGGCAGCCGTCTGGCCGTTGAGACTCGCGATCTGGTCGTCGGGTTGAAAAATATGACCATACAAGGTTCCCAGCAGGAGACGAAGGAATGGACGACTTCCCCGCTTCGTGCGGCGCTCTCGGTTCAGCCGGGAGATTCGGAGACGATTCGCGTAACGGCACAGGATATCGCAGGGAATAGGACGGAGGAGACACTGCCGCTGTACCCGTTTATCCCGGGGACCGGATTAGAGGAATACGTACCGAATTCAGAAGCGTCTGTGGCGGATCAGCAGGTGCGGATTAACCTTGCGACAGGCAACGGTACGGAGACCTTCCAGGGATTCACCCAGCAGAGTCCGGGGATTAATATTGATGTCAATTTTACGTATAACCACCAGAACCGGATTAAAGGGCTGCTCGGCTATGGATGGACCTTCAGTCTAGATTCCAGGCTTACGAAATGGAAAGATGATAACATCACCTGGCAAGGCTTCGACGGAACACTCTACTGGTTTAAGCCGGAGAACGGCGGGTATGCGACGTATGTGAATGGACAGAAGCAATATTACCCGAAAATGTCGATGGACCCTAATGAGGATAATCCTGACGACAGAAACGCTTTCGTTATGGAGTGGCCGGATCAGCTTCGCTACCGCTTCAAGAACGACGGACGATTTTGGCTGATTCAGGACCGAAGCTTGAACGAGGTTTATTTCAGTTGGTCGCGTTGGCACACGGATCACGGTTATGATAACCGGATCGAGAGCATTAGAGACACGAATGGTCATTTGGTGCAATTTCAGTACCAGCCGAACACGGGGGACCTGCAATCGACGGTCATGACGGAACTCGACGGACAAGGAAACATCGAGGGCACGAAGAAAAAGTTCTTTTTCATATATAATTCGGACGGCGAATTTGTAGGCTATCGTGATCCGTCCCAAAAAATCATCCGGTTCGTCTACGACGATCTGCACAGGGTTAGCCAGGTGATCGACAATGGCAATAATGATCGGACAGCAAGCGGCATTACGCCGGAGTCGGTGGTAACAGACTGGAAATATGATGCTAAGAACCGCGTAACCCGGATGGGCATGAATCGCAAGCAGGACGCTAAGGAAGAATATCTGGCCGTACAGTATGGAGAGAGTGAAGCAAAGGTTGAAAATCCGCTTGGCGCTTATACGCTGCGCTGGAATAATGCGTACCGGTTAACCGAAAAGGAAGAATCCGTCAAGACGGAAAACGGCGCCGAGCAGGCGGTAACCGCTTATCAATACAGCGCCAATAACCTGGTCAGTGAGACCGGACCGCTCGAAGTTGTTCAGAGGTACCGGTATAACGACAAGGATCAAGTTGTCGCCCAGCAAAGCCCTTCGGGCCGTATTGTTCATTACGAATATGACGCACAGCAGGATTTGATTCGTGAGACGGGGCCGCTGGTTCACAATATTGCTTATACCTACGTGAAGAATGGCCGGAAAATCGTCAGCAGAACGACGACCGTTCAAGCGGTTGATCCCGCAGGGGTTAATGAGGCTCAGACCATTGTCTCCAAAGAGGAATACAATGCCAAGGGACTGTTGTCTAAACGTACAGATGGCGCCGGCAATGTCTTCTTCTATACGTATGACGAGAACGGTTTTCTTACCTCGGACGGAACGGACGTATCCTATGTTAACGACTTGAACGGTAACCGTGTAAAGACAATTACCGATGCCGGTACGGCGGACGCCGCGGCGACGGTCTCGGCCTTCAATGATGTCGGATGGGTGACGCATCGTGAAAGTCCGGATGGACTGGTTGAGGACTTTCAATATGATGCATGGGGCCGCGTTAAACGGCAGGTACAGAAGGACAAAAACGATCAGGCCAAAGAAATTGTACACACCTACAGCTATGACGATGGAGGGCATTTGACGGAAGAGTCCGACGGGTTGACCAAGACGACCTATGTCTTGGACGGAGCGGGCAATGTCGTATCCCAAACGACGGTTCCTCTTGAAGATGGAACCGGGGGCAAGCTGGAAGAAGCCTTCGAGTACGACAGCCGGGGGCTAGTGCTAAAGCATACGGATGCTCATGGCGAAACAACGGAAACCTTGCATGACAAAGCCGGAAATCTGGTGAAGACCGTGGTCATGCCGGGCGCATTCACAACAAAATTCGAGTACGACAGTGCAGGAAGGCAGTTTGCGGTTGTTGAACCCGACGGTGGGCGGACGGAGTTCGTTTATGATGCATGGGATCGGGTAACCAAGCAGACCTCGCTTGTCAAGCCGGTCGTTCCTACAGGCATTTCCGTCAGCTTTAGTTCGGATACGCTAAGCGAAGCGGTGACAACCAGCCGCTATGACAGTGCCGGCCGGCTGATTGAAGTGAAAGGGCCGAACGAGTCCTGGACGCGGTACGTTTATGACGGCAATGACCGTGTCACCCAGAAGGCGACAGGCGGGCGCGCCCCGGAATGGAACGGGATATCGCTTGCTTCGGGAGAGACGGATAGCCTTTACGCGGGAAATGAATTGCTTAGTATTCAGCGTACGGCCTATGATAAGCTGGGACGCAAGCTTAGCGAGACTGACAGCAATGGAAATAAAGTGGAGTATGCTTATACTGGACGGACCGTAGAGACACGGACACCGGCGCTGAACGAGAGCGGTCAGGAGGTCGTCTACTCCAGCAAGCAATCCTTTGATCCGTCGGGCCAGGTAATCCGGACCGTCTCTGGGTCGGGGGATGTATCCTCTATAAAATATGATGCTTTCGGAAATGAAGTTCAGTCCGTTGGCGAGGGAGGACAGCGGACGATAACGAAGTCGGATGCGTATGGGAGGGTATCCGAAAGGATTGAAGACATCGACCCTTCCGGAAGCACGCAGACCCTACGTTACACAACCGACGCGTGGGGGCATGTCAAGGAAGAACAGCGCCAGCTTAACGGGAGCGAGTGGGCGAAGACGTCATACCGGTATTCATCAGATGGTCTATTGGAGGAAGAGACGTCCGCTTCAGGCCTGGTAACCGCCTATCTCTACAATGAGCATGGTCAACTGCTGCAGGCTGCCGAACAGAACAAAGCCGGCGAACAAGTGACCGAACGGATTACGAAATACGAGTATGATAATATGGGCCGGCAGGTTCGAACGGTACAGCCGGACGGAAGCAGCCAGTTATCTGTATTTGATACTGCCGGAAACGAGCTGCTCTCGTTCGACGGCTTGAATAACATTACGTCCTACCGTTACGATGAGGCCGGTCAGCCTACTGAAATCGCAAACTACAAGCAGGGGACGACCCATTTAAGTCAAGAGAATATCTCCGCTCTTACAAGCTATGTGTACGACGGTGCGGGCAATGCGGTACTGGAGAAAGATCCGAATGGGAATGTGAGCCGTTCCGTATTCAATGCAGCCGGGAACTTGACCGGCAGTATTCATTATGAGAATCCGTCGATGACAGGTGAACGTATCGAAGAACGCTACGCATACGACCCGAGGGGGCTGTTGATCTCGTCCACTGACGGGAATGGACATTCCACGGTGTACAATTATGATTCCGAGGGACAGCAGACGAAGACGATTGATCCGGCAGGCCATTGGGTCAAACAGGAGTATAACAAGGCAGGCTTTGTTACGGCGGAACGAAGACCTTATGGGCGCGATACGGAATGGCTGTACGATTATCGGGGGAACATGCTGCAGGAAAAGGATGCCCTTGGTAAGATTCAATCTTTCAAGCTGGATGTGGATGGCCGGCCGGAAACCGTGGTGAACCGTACCGGGGATGAGGACAAGTACGCCTTTGACACGTCCGGACGCACGATCCGTGAGGAAAAAGCGGACGGAGGCATTTTTGCCTACCGTTACGATACAGCCGGTAATATGCTGGAAGATGTACGGCCCGTCTATGGCTCAGTCCGTTACAATTATGACCTTCAGGACAGCCTGACTTCCGTTTTGGAGAAGCAGTCTTCTGAGGGTGAACTTAAAACCGAGTATACCTATGATGCCGAACTGAACCGGACCTCGCAAAAGGACGGAAATGACCAGAAGACCGCTTATAACTATGATGAGCTTGGCCGCCGGCTTCAGAAAGTCATCGAGCGTTCGGAAACGGGACAAGACGTATTTGAGTACCAGTACGATGCCAACGGAAATTTGGTGCTCGAGAAGAAGCCGGGCGGCTTGACGATAAAGTATAAGTACGACTTCATGAACCGTAAAGTTCTTGAGGAATACAGCGATGGAACCTGGTATAAATACACCTATGATAAAGCGGGCAACCTGCTTAGCAAATCCAGCGCAGAAGGAACGATAACTTACGCTTACTATAACAACAACCAGTTGAAGCAGGTCACTTATTCTAATGGGGATACGGTTCTCTATGAGTACGATCAGAACGGGGATAAGATTGCGGAGACGGTAAACGACAGCCGGACGGCATATGTCCTCGATGCGAACGGCCGCCCAACGGGATACACCGACAGCAAGGGCTTCAAGTATGAGTATGTTTATGACGCCGACGGATATGTTAAAGCGATAAAGTACCCGAACGGAACAGTCACTGCCCTGGATTACACCGCGGGACATCTGGTGGATTCACTTAAGACGACCGGAGCCGGCCAAGACCTTCATGCCGCCGCCTATACTCATAATGCCCGTGAGTTTATTACCGGTGTCCAGGAGCAAGGGAAGACCACAGGCTATACGTATAATGACCGTGAGCAGCTTAGCCGCATACAGACGGCTGAAGGCGACATTATGGAATACGAATATGATGGCGCCGGGAACCGGACGGTACGCAAAACGGTCATTCAGGGAACAATCGCGGACAACGGACAAGTCATCACGACGGAAGAGCTGGTAGCGAAGGTGCTTGAATCCTATGGGATGAAGCCTCAGAAAGTAACTTCGGACCCGACCGATCCCGGAGATATCGAGCCCTGTACGATAGACGGTAATGGCAATGGTAATGGCAATGGAAACGGAAACGGGAATGGCAACGGAAACGGTAATGGTAATGGTAATGGTAATGGAAAAGGAAAGGATAGCGACAGCGCTGCCAGCAATACGAGCTACAGCGGAAAAGTAAGCGATATTGAGATACCGAAATTGTCGGACGCCGTGTATTCAGTGAAATCTCCTGTAACCGCCGGAATGGCCTCCTCTAATCTCGCTTTGGTGAACACCGATAATGGCGGAGGTAACGGGAATTCCGATCCGGGTAATGGCAACGGAAACGGCAATGGTAGTGACAACGGTGGTGGAAACGGAAACGGCAATGGTAATGACAACGGTGGCGGCAATGGAAACGGCAATGGTAATGACAACGGTGGTGGAAACGGAAACGGCAATGGTAATGACAACGGTGGTGGCAATGGAAACGGCAATGGTAGTGACAACGGTGGTGGAAACGGAAACGGTAATGGTATTGGAAATGGCAACGGTAATGGCAACGGTAATGGTAATGGCAATGGCAATGGTAACGGCAACGGCAAAGGCAAAGGTAACGGCAATGGTAAGGATAAGGATAAGGATAAGGGCTCGAACTCAAGCGGTGCTGGCTGCGGCAAAGGCTGGATAAAAGCGCTCGAGAAAGGGAACGGCAAGAAGCTCGGCCTATATAAGAAACTAGGCAGGCAGTTTGGTTCAGGTGCGGGATCGGTAGAGGGATCAGTCGAGGGAATAGACAGCTTGTTTGAAACCGGCCAAATCGAACATATCCTGGCCGCAATCGATAACATCGTCAACGGCGAAGTTAACCTGCCGCCGGGCGGTCATGATAAGCTATTCGAACGCATTCGTGAAGTCGGCAAGGGATATACGGTCATCGGAACGAAATATACGTACAATACCCGGAATCAGCTGGTTCACCGGGAAGACCTGATCCGGTACGAGGAATACGATTACTCGTATGACGATGCCGGAAATCTGCTGACCGACGCCCGCAGCAAGTATGAGTGGAATGCGCGTGGGCAGCTGACCAAGGTCACCTTCCCGGACGGATTCGGCGAGAAGTATGCCTATGATATGCTGGGACGGAGAATCAGCAAGACCCGGTTCAATCATACGGGCGAAACGCAAGAAGTAATGAACTACGTCTATAAAGGCGATACTTGGGTCATCACTGAGGAACGGGATGGAGCCGGTGGGGTCACGAAGTCGTATTCATACGATACGAACGAGCGGCCGCTGACGATTACGTACAAGGGACAGACCTATTGGTATGTGTATAACGGCCATGGGGATGTCGTCGCACTGACGGATGCCGAGGGCAAAGTAGCGGCCCGCTACGAATACGATGCCTGGGGTCTGGTGACCGGGATGTACAACCGGTATGGAGAGCGTGTGCGTGAAGGTATTGGCTGGATGGGGGATCTCGGAAGCGGCAACGGCAGCCCGGGCTCCTTGCAGGGACCGGAAGACGAGAGCGGCAACACCGAACCGGACTACCATCCCGGCAACGGCAACGCCAATGGCAAGGCTAATGGCAAGGCTAATGGCAAGGCTAAGAGCAAGCCAAGCGAGGAACAGACCGTAACCGGCGCTTCGGCAGCGGCGGAAGAAACGGTTACCGACACCTCTGCAGGAATCACCGACCTCGTAACGGAGGAAGCAGAGCCGACCGAGGATATCACAACAGAGCTGGTGAAGGAAAATCCATACCGCTATGCCGCTTATTACTGGGATCGGAAGACGCAGTACTACTACCTGCAAGCCCGGTATTACGACCCGCGTCCGGCCCGGTTTATATCGGAGGATACGTATGAGGGCGAGATTAATAATCCGCTGACGTTGAATTTGTATACGTACGTGGAGAATAATCCATTGAATTATACAGATCCGAGTGGACATAGATCAGGAGCAGATGATAACACAGGAAGATTCGTCAAACCAACCTATGAAGCTTACGAAGAGGATAAATTGCTAATCTATCAAACGGAAATAAGAAAGAACCCTGAGGACATGCAATACAATGATAAGTCTAAAAAACAACTAGAGGATATATTAAATTTTTGGTTATATGAAGATAATTTCAAGTATAGGGAAGAAGATGATTGGCGAAGAGATTTTGAATCTTTAGTTAGACTCACTTCTATAGGGGATATGGAAGATATCGCATTGGATATGGTTGACCATTTCATGTCTGGAACAGGCACTCCATATAGAAACAACACGCTAACAAATAAAGTCCGAAATAAAGGGGTTGTTAAGGAGTATGTTAGTGCAATCAAGAAAACGGTCAAGGAGTTGGTAAAGAAGTATAATGGTGATACATCCA
- a CDS encoding DMT family transporter — protein sequence MTRKIPLAAYAELCAAAMIAGSSVVAGKASALRLPLFVSQTVCLAVALLLLIPLALRTHKGTWKIGIRDMLLLLAQAFFGMFLFRVFMLYGLRFASAAEGGIMTSLTPFVVALLSYILLGEKITGRRGGGILCSLAGIAVIQVPPLLMSGAADRPASVTGMLLLSAAVAGEAALTVLRKMLSPRISSLLAAAYVTFFAFLMFLACSVIELLQSGFPRLGAADAGIILYYGIFVTALAYVLWFRGVAKVPAGTAAVFTGCIPVSALWLSHTFLGEPISLRHLAGTALVFAGILLVSGAPERRNESRSTAA from the coding sequence ATGACCAGAAAAATTCCGTTAGCCGCGTATGCGGAGCTTTGCGCCGCCGCGATGATTGCCGGCAGCTCCGTCGTCGCCGGTAAAGCGTCAGCTCTGCGGCTTCCACTATTTGTATCGCAAACGGTCTGCCTTGCCGTCGCTCTGCTCCTTCTGATTCCGCTCGCGCTGCGGACCCATAAAGGTACCTGGAAAATAGGCATCCGGGACATGCTGCTGCTACTGGCGCAGGCTTTCTTTGGCATGTTCCTGTTTCGGGTGTTCATGCTGTATGGTCTCCGGTTCGCTTCCGCCGCCGAGGGCGGAATTATGACAAGCCTTACTCCGTTTGTGGTGGCGCTGCTCTCTTACATTTTATTGGGGGAAAAAATAACCGGGCGAAGAGGGGGCGGAATCTTATGCTCACTGGCGGGCATAGCGGTCATCCAGGTCCCTCCCCTGCTCATGTCCGGTGCCGCAGACAGGCCCGCTTCGGTAACCGGTATGCTGCTGCTGTCGGCAGCCGTTGCCGGAGAAGCGGCGCTGACCGTACTTCGGAAAATGCTCTCTCCCCGCATTTCTTCCTTGCTTGCGGCGGCCTATGTAACATTCTTCGCCTTCTTGATGTTTCTGGCTTGCTCCGTCATAGAGCTGCTTCAATCCGGATTTCCGAGACTGGGAGCGGCGGACGCGGGGATTATTCTGTATTACGGCATCTTTGTCACAGCCCTGGCCTATGTGCTGTGGTTCCGGGGAGTGGCCAAGGTGCCGGCGGGTACGGCTGCCGTATTCACGGGCTGCATTCCCGTAAGCGCGCTTTGGCTGTCCCATACATTCCTTGGCGAACCGATTTCCCTTCGCCACTTGGCGGGAACGGCACTGGTATTTGCCGGAATTTTGCTTGTTTCAGGCGCGCCGGAAAGGCGGAACGAATCCCGCTCTACCGCGGCTTAA